The genomic window AACCCAGACCATCTGCTAAGGTCCCGAAGTAGTACTTAGTCACTAAGGAAGTTGAATTGCTAAGACAGCTGGGATGTTGGCTTAGAAGCAGCCACCATTTAAAAAGTGCGTAACAGCTTACCAGTCGAGCAATTCTGCGCCGATAATGAACGGGAGTAAGTACTACACCGAAGCAATGGATGCTAACCTTTTGGTTAGCGTGGTAGGAGAGCGCCGATGATCAGATACAAGCCGTACGGTAACGAGCGGTGTTGGGGTCATCGGGTGATTATGCCGGAATGAGTAACGATAAAGCAGGTGAGAATCCTGCTCGCCGAAAGCGTAAGGTTTCCTGGGGAAGGTAAATCCGCCCAGGGTTAGCCGGTCCCTTAGTCGAGGCCGAAAGGCGTAGACGATGGATAACAGGTCAATATTCCTGTGCCGGTTGTGCATTCGATGCTGGGACGGCGTCCGGAAAGTGAGCGGTACGAATAGAAATGTCCGTAGCAAACACTGAGGCGTTGGGGGTTAAATGACCCGACATCAACCAAAGTTAAGCTCGAGAGCGTTTAAGTTCTCGAAGTCATTGGAAGGACGTCCAAGAAAAGCAGCTAAGTTATGTGCACAATCGACCGTACTAAAACTGACACAGGTACGCGAGACGAGTAGTCTAAGGCGCTCGGGAGAACGGTGGTTAAGGAACTCTGCAAAATGGCCCCGTAAGTTCGCGATAAGGGGCGCCTCCGGCGGTTTACGCTGCTAGAGGCCACAGAAAATCGGCTCTAACGACTGTTTATCAAAAACACAGGTCTCTGCTAACACGTAAGTGGATGTATAGAGACTGACGCCTGCCCGGTGTTGGTAGGTTAAGGAAGACGGTTAGCTCTTCGGAGCGAAGCTGGCGACCGAAGCCCCAATAAACGGCGGCCCTAACTATGAGGGTCCTAAGGTAGCGAAGTTCCTTGTCGGGTAAGTTCCGACCTGCATGAAAGGCGTAACGATTGGAGCACTGTCTCAACCACCGACCCGGTGAAATTGTAGTTGTGGTGAAGATGCCACATACCCGCGGTTAGACGGAAAGACCCCGTGAACCTTTACTGTAGGCAGTTATTGGGTTGAGTTATGTTCTGTGTAGGATAGCTGGGAGGCTTTGAGACCGGTGCGCTAGCATCGGAGGAGCCGTCCTTGAAATACCAGCCTGGTCATAATTTAATTCTAACCTTGATCCCGTGAATCCGGGCAAGGGACAGTTGCTGTCGGGCAGTTTGACTGGGGCGGTCTCCTCCCAAAGAGTAACGGAGGAGTGCAATGGTACACTCAGCCTGGTCGGCAATCAGGCGAAGAGCGTAAAGGTAGAAGTGTGCTTGACTGCGAGACTCATAAGTCGAGCAGGGACGAAAGTCGGTCTTAGTGATCCGGTAATCCCGAATGGAAGGGTTATCGCTCATCAGATAAAAGGTACTCCGGGGATAACAGGCTTATCGCCACCGAGCGTCCACAGCGGCGTGGCGGTTTGGCACCTCGATGTCGGCTCATCACATCCTGGGGGTGTAGAAGCTCCCAAGGGTTTGGCTGTTCGCCAATGAAAGTGGTACGTGAGCTGGGTTCAGACCGTCGTGAGACAGGTCGGTCCCTATCTGCCGTGGGCGTTCGAATCTTGAGGGGATTCAACTTTAGTACGAGAGGATTTAGTTGGACGAAGCTCTGGTGTACCAGTTGTCGCGCTAGCGGCACGGCTGGATAGCTAACTTCGGAAAGGATAAACGCTGAAAGCATCTAAGCGTGAAGCCCGCCCCGAGATGAGGATTCGTAAGTCGCTTTGCGACGAGAGCCCCCTGGAAGACTACCAGGTTGATAGGCTGGACGTGTAAGTACGGTAACGTATTGAGCTAACCAGTACTAACGGGCAAAGGCTTGACCATCGATATCTTGCACTCGCAAACGAACCGATGGGTTCACAACACTCCCACAGATGATCTTTCTACCAAACAACTGGCTGTCGCCGAGGTGAAATACCCTCGCGGCAGTCCTTCCGGCGACCATATCGTAAAGGTCACACCCGTTCCCATCCCGAACACGGTAGTTAAGCTTTCCGAGCCGATGATAGTGCATACCAGCGTGAAAGTAGGTATTGCCGGATTTTTAAAACCCTTCTTGTCTTTGTGACAAGAAGGGTTTTTTTATGCGCGCATCGTGAATTGCGACACAAACCCTTCACGCCGCTCGGCGGCAACGTGCCTCGAAGGGCCACGGCGGGCGAACGAGCGGATTCAGACCAAATCGAACGTCCCCGTAGCTCCTTCCAAGACGACGAGCTCGGCAGCCCACGCCGCCCCCCTCATTGAGTCGCCACTAGCCCTCTACCGACCGGGTGGCCCCGCTCATTTCGGTCCCGCATAATGAGCGGCCCTCATCTGCCCCTTGCAACCGCGTCTACGAAGGATTGGGCACCCTTGCTCGACGGTTCATTTGGCTGCTCTCCATTTCCTATAAAGGGACAACACACCATGCCTTTCCAACGCCGCTCGCGTAGAGACAACGCTCAACGAAACCGCTCCGCTTCCGCCCGGCGGCGACGACGACGCGTTTTGCGTCTGGAGAGTTTGGAAGGTCGGCGACTGTTGGCGGTTTTCACCGTTAACAGTTTGCAGGATTCGGCCGACGCAATACCCGGAGATGGAATTGCCGCGGATAGTTCAGGTCAAACCAGCTTGCGAGCCGCAATCATGGAGGCCAATGCCTTTGACGATGGTGGACCGGACACAATCAATGTGCCTGCTGGAAATTACCTTTTGACGATTAGCGGTGTGGAAGAGGACGCGGCGGCAACCGGCGACTTGGATATTACCGATGACGTAAACATCGTCGGTGCGGATGCAAGCACTACGATCATCGACGCTTCGCAATTGGCAGCTCGTGATCGGGTGCTAGAAATTCACCGCGGCACAATTTCTGATCGCGTTGCGTTTCGATTAGAAGGCGTAACGGTTACGGGCGGAGTCGCTGCGGGCGAAGCTCGCCTGGCTGATCACGGCGGAGCGGTGTTCGTCGACTTTTATTCCGATGTTGACATCATCAATAGCGTGGTAACAGGCAACTCGGCCCCCCGCGCTTCCAGCACCAGTGACTTCGCCAATGTTTATGGGGTGGGAGGGGCGATCAGCAACAGCGGCAACTTGCAGATTATCGGTAGCCGTTTTGAGGATAACCACTCCAGCAATGCTGGCGGCGCCATCTATGTTGGCGGCTCCGGTGCAACGACCAGCATTCGTGACAGCACGTTCATCAACAATTCGTCGCGAGACGGAGGTGCCATTGAGTCTCGCTATATCACGACCATCACCAACAGCACGTTTCAGGGCAACACAGCCTTTACGCGGGCGGGCACGTCCGGCACGGGCGGCGTGATTAAACAGATCGGTGGAGAATTAACGATTACCAACAGCACCCTGTCTGGCAACCGATCCAGCAGCGGCGGTGCCTTGGCCATCTCCGGAACCCTGCACGCGATCAACAGCACAATCGTTAACAACGAAGCCCTAAATTACGGCGGCGGTGTTCATGGTTCTTTTTCGAATACCACCCTGCACTTTGAGAACACCATCGTTGCCGGCAACACCGCTGCAACGAATGGGCCGGACGTGTACACCGCCGCGACGGTGCAAAGCGGAGGGCACAACCTGATCGGCGATGTCACCGGCAGCACGGGCTGGGTTTCCAGTGATTTGCAGAACGTGGATCCGGAATTGCTCGCGTTGGCCGACAACGGCGGTCCCACGCCGACCCATGCCCTCTCCCCCACCAGCCCGGCAATCGATGCGGCCAGCAACAATCTACCGGCGACCGATCAACGCGGGGTCGTGCGGCCCCAGGGCAATGGAGGCGATATCGGTGCTTTTGAATTCATTACTGCTGGCAACCAACCACCGGTCGCGGTCGATGATGCATTCACGGTTGAAGAAGACGGTACTTTGCTGGTCGCTGGTGGGCCGACGGATGCCGTCTTGCACTACACGTTTGATGAAGCCTCCAGCGGTTCCATCTCCGCCGCTGATACAGGAACCGTTCCCGCAGCCGACGGAACCTTCGTCGGTGCCGCGACTCGAGTCGGCAATACGCCGGGCGGAATATCCGAGGGCGCTCTCGACTTGACCGCAGGCGTCAATCAGAACAGTTTCGTGAGCGATGGTGATGCACAAAAAATCGACGACCTAACCGAATTTTCAACCACGTTTTGGCTAAATCTCCGTGACGCTCCGCAAGACGAAGATGCGTTGTTAAGCGACCGTCCGTCATTTCCCGCCGACCCATTTACGACCGGCTGGGAACTCCGCATCGTTGGCTCACCGGCCGGGGAAGCGCCCACGGCGGACGCTTTCTGGATAGAATTTGAAACCGCTCATGTCGGCAGCGGCCTTGCCAACGCACAAGCCAGCCTCAAAGGGCCGTATAGTGCGGACGATGAATGGATCTTCGTTGCCTTTACGCTGAACGCCAACGGCACTGCCTCGTGGTACGAAGCCGATGAAACGGGAGCGGTACGACAAATGGGACGCACCAACTTCGGTCCCTACCTGCCGACGGACTTGGACAATCCGACCGATCTTCGCATTGGTGGTTCGTCCGAGCATCCGGACGAAGATCGTACGCCACCGGCTTGGATGGATGATGTACGCATCTACGATCGCGTCTTGGGTGCTGAGGAACTTGAATCCATCCGCGCCGCCAATCTCACCACTTCGACCGTCGGTGTGTTAGCCAATGATTCCGACCCAGACGGTGATCCGTTGACAGCGGTGTTGGTGGCAGAACCGCAACACGGCACGCTGAATCTGGCAGCCGATGGATCCTTCCAGTACACCCCTGACGCCAATTACCACGGCCCCGATCGTTTTTCCTATCGCGCCAGCGATGGCACCTATCAATCGGAAATTGCCATCGTTTCATTGACCGTCACCCCCACGCAAGATCCCCCCGTCGCCAACGACGATGTAGCGACAACCGACGCCGGTGTCGCGGTCGAAATTTCCAGCCTGAGTAACGATACCGATCTAGATGGCGACACGCTTCGCATCGTCAGCGTCACACAACCATCCAACGGCGGCGCGGAGATTAACGCTGCGGGCACACTGACCTACACTCCCGATCTTGGCTTCTCTGGCAACGATCAATTCCAATACACCATCGATGACGGTAACGGAGGCAGCGATACAGCGTTGGTAACTGTTACCGTGTTGCCTGGCAACCGTTCACCGGTAGCCAATCATGACGCGTATAGCACCGAGCAGGGCGTGCCATTGGAGCTGGATATCGAACTGGGCAACGCGGCACTGGATCAGCAGAGTCTGGCGCGGGACCATGTGATTTCCGGCTTTCACTACGACCTGCAACAGCAGATCCGCGCGGGCGTCAGCGGACGTTTGGATTCGGTGGATGTCTACCTGGGCTCGAATACCACGGCCGGCGCCGATGTGACGGTCCGCGTCTACCGTGGGGCTCCCTGGCAAACCGGCACCGCAGAGTTTGAAACTCTGGTCCGTACCACCACGTCGATGGCAGGCGACTGGTTGACCATCGACACATCCAACAGTGATATCGATTTGGCCGCCGGCGAACTGTTCACGCTTGAAGTCACAGGTACGTCGTCCGGTTCGAATCAGTTTTTATACTTCGGCATGTCCCGAGAGCCGCTTTCCAATGACTCGTATCGGGAGGGACAGTTGTGGTCCGATGGAAATCCGCACGAGCCCACTGGTGTCGGCTTTGACCTGACATTTCGCACGCGAATGCGAGCTCTGCCTGACCAGTCAGGCGTGTTGTCAAATGACGTGGACAACGACGGCGATACGCTGACCGCCGTACTAGTCGCAGGCCCCAGCGATGGCACGCTGTCTCTCCAACCCAACGGCGGTTTCACGTACACACCTGACGCCGGTTTTGCGGGAACCGATACCTTTACTTACCAGGCCGATGATGGCCTCGCGGTGTCGAATACAGCCACTGTTTCAATTACCGTCACCCCCAGTAATCGACCTCCCGTCGCTGAAGACGATCGAGCGAGTACAGATGAAGATCAGTTGGTCGTCATCGACATACTCGCCAACGACTCCGATCCAGACGGGGATGCCATCACCTTGCTCCGTGTCACCCAACCAACCCACGGGACAACCGTTGTCAACGCAGACAGTTCCGTGACCTATGTTCCCAACGACAATTTCCAAGGGTCGGACGAATTTCTCTACAGCATCAGCGACGGCAATGGTGGCAGCAACTCGGCCGTCGTTACGGTGACGGTGAATCCGGTGAACGATGCACCCACCGCAAATGATGACTCGGCGAGCACCGATGAAGACACCGCGGTCACGATCAACGTGCTGGCCAACGACGCGGACATCGATGGCGATTCGCTGTCGATTGCATCCGTCGGACAACCGGCCAACGGCACGGCCAGCGTCAACGAAGACGGCACGATTACCTACACGCCTGCAGCCAACTTCAACGGCGTCGACGGATTTTCTTACTCGATCAGCGATGGCAACGGCGGCAGCGACTCGGCGGTCGTTACCGTGACGGTGAATCCGGTGAACGATCCACCCACCGCCGATGATGACACGGCAAGCACCAACGAAGACACGGCGGTGACGATCGACGTGCTGGCCAACGACGCGGATATCGATGACGATTCGCTCTCGATTGCATCCGTCGGACAACCGGCCAACGGCACGGCCAACGTCAACGATGACGGCACGATTACCTACACGCCCGCGGCCAACTTCAACGGCGTCGACGAGTTTTCTTACTCGATTAGCGACGGCAATGGCGGCAACAACTCGGCGATCGTTACCGTGACGGTGAATCCGGTGAACGATGCACCCACCGCAAATGATGACACCGCGAGCACCGACGAAGACACTGCGGTAACGCTCAACGTGCTGGCCAACGACGCGGACATCGATGGCGATTCGTTGTCGATTGCATCCGTCGGACAACCAGCTAACGGCACGGCCAGCGTCAACGAAGACGGCACGATTACCTACACGCCCACAGCTAACTTCAACGGCGTCGACGGATTTTCTTACTCGATCAGCGATGGCAACGGCGGCAGCGACTCGGCGGTCGTTACCGTGACGGTGAATCCGGTGAACGATCCACCCACCGCCGATGATGACACGGCAAGCACCAACGAAGACACCGCGGTAACGATCAACGTGCTGGCCAACGACGCGGATATCGATGGCGATTCGTTGTCGATTACATCCGTCGGACAACCGGCCAACGGCACTGCCACCGTCAACGATGACGGCACGATTACCTACACGCCCGCGGCCAACTTCAACGGCGTCGACGAGTTTTCTTACTCGATCAGCGATGGCAACGGCGGCAGCGACTCGGCCATCGTTACCGTGACAGTTAATTCATTGAACGATGCCCCCACCGCAAATGAGGACACCGCGAGCACCGACGAAGACACGGCGGTCACGATCAACGTGCTGGCCAACGACGCGGATATCGATGGCGATTCGTTGTCGATTGCGTCCGTCGGACAACCGGCCAACGGCACTGCCACCATCAACGATGACGGCACGATTACCTACACGCCCGCGGCCAACTTCAACGGCAACGACGAGTTTTCTTACTCGACCAGCGATGGCAATGGTGGCAGCAACTCGGCCATCGTCACCGTGACGGTGAATCCGGTGAACGATGCCCCCACCGCGGATAATGACTCGGCGAGCACCGACGAAGACACCGCGGTAACGATCAACGTGCTGGCCAACGACGCGGATATCGATGGCGATTCGCTGTCGATTACGTCCGTCGGACCAGCGGCCAACGGCACTGCCATCGTCAACAATGACGGCACGATTACCTACACGCCCGCAGCGAACTTCAACGGCAGCGACGAGTTTTCTTACTCGATCAGCGATGGCAATGGCGGCAACGACTCGGCCATTGTCACCGTGACGGTGAATCCGGTGAACGATTCCCCCACCGCTAATGATGACACGGCAAGCACCAACGAAGACACTGCGGTCACGATCAACGTGCTGGCCAACGATGCGGATATCGATGGCGATACGCTCTCGATTACTTCCGTCGGACAACCGGCCAACGGCACTGCCACCATCAACGATGACGGCACGATTACCTACACGCCCGCGGCCAACTTCAACGGCAACGACGAGTTTTCTTACTCGACCAGCGATGGCAATGGCGGAACCGCGTCAGCGGAAGTGCTGATCAACGTTCGCTCGGGATCCCTGGAAGTCGACTACCAACTGAAATCCAACCGTATCAATTTGAGCAGCCACGGAAAGATATCCATCACGTTATGGGGATCTGCTGAGTTGGCTGGAACGGAAATCGATGCGAGTTCGGTCATGTTTGCCGATGCGTACGCCACCAAGTGGCGGGTTGCCGACGTGGATGGCGACGGCATCGATGACTTGGTGCTGAAATACGACATCGACGACATTCGCGATGCCCTGTTTGCCGCTTACAACGAATCGGATTCCAACTCTCGCACTCGCACGGTGGCTAGCTCCTTGACTGGCCGTACCAATCATGACGAAGCGATTATGGGATTTGAGATGGTGGATGTTTATCTCGCGAAGCAGAAAGACGACAGAGACGACAGAGACGACAGAGACGACAGAGACGACAGAGACGACAGAGACGACAGAGACGACAAGGACGACAAGGACGACAAACGCGATAAACGCGACAAGGGCAAGGGTCGGCGGTAGCCCCAGCAAAATTTGATCCCCCATCGCGGGCACGGGCATGGAGTGGATAAAATCCACTCTATCCCCCGGACTCAGTGTGAACCGGTCCATCCCCTTTGTGATCGGGCTTTGCGGCCCGCTGAACTTGATGTCGCTTGCCACCGCGTCCCGCTCTTGGAGCACTGCTGAATCCACCGACCTGTACGATGTCGAACGCTGGGGGGGTGGCTACTTTTCCATCAATTCCGGCGGGGACCTTCGCGTCCATCCCAGCCGCGATGCCGACCAGTCGGTGGGACTGAAAGATATCTGTGATCGCCTCAAACAACGGGGCTACGATCTGCCTGTGCTGCTGCGCTTCAACGGCATCCTCCGCGATCGCCTGCGTGAAATGCACGACTGCTTTGCCCAAGCCATTAGCAATACCGAATACCAGGGCGACTACCGCTGTATTTTTCCCATCAAAGTCAACCAACAGCGCGAAGTCATCGAGAAGTTGGTGGAGTTCGGTACGGAATTGGGCGCAGGGCTGGAAGCGGGCAGCAAGCCGGAGCTGATGGCCGTCGCCGCGCACTGCCATCCAGACATGCCGATCGTCTGCAACGGTTTTAAAGACGACGAATTCATCAAGCTGGCGATGATCTGCCAAAAAGTTGGCCGCACGGTGATTCCGGTGGTGGAAAAGTTCACCGAGCTGGAACGTATTCTGGTGCACGCCGAAGCTTTGGGCGTCCGTCCCAATATCGGCATCCGTGTGAAGTTGGCTTCGCGCGGTCAGGGCCGCTGGCAATCCTCTGGGGGATATCGTTCTAAATTCGGGCTGACGGTCAGCGAAGTGATGCGAGCGATCCAGTTGCTCGAAGCTCGGGGCATGGCGGATTGCTTTAAATTGCTGCACTTCCACCTGGGCAGTCAGATCACCAATATTCGCCCGATCAAATCCGCCATCAACGAAGCGGTACGGATCTACTGTGAATTGCATCGCCGCGGTGCGGGGCTGGAATA from Roseimaritima ulvae includes these protein-coding regions:
- a CDS encoding Ig-like domain-containing protein; amino-acid sequence: MPFQRRSRRDNAQRNRSASARRRRRRVLRLESLEGRRLLAVFTVNSLQDSADAIPGDGIAADSSGQTSLRAAIMEANAFDDGGPDTINVPAGNYLLTISGVEEDAAATGDLDITDDVNIVGADASTTIIDASQLAARDRVLEIHRGTISDRVAFRLEGVTVTGGVAAGEARLADHGGAVFVDFYSDVDIINSVVTGNSAPRASSTSDFANVYGVGGAISNSGNLQIIGSRFEDNHSSNAGGAIYVGGSGATTSIRDSTFINNSSRDGGAIESRYITTITNSTFQGNTAFTRAGTSGTGGVIKQIGGELTITNSTLSGNRSSSGGALAISGTLHAINSTIVNNEALNYGGGVHGSFSNTTLHFENTIVAGNTAATNGPDVYTAATVQSGGHNLIGDVTGSTGWVSSDLQNVDPELLALADNGGPTPTHALSPTSPAIDAASNNLPATDQRGVVRPQGNGGDIGAFEFITAGNQPPVAVDDAFTVEEDGTLLVAGGPTDAVLHYTFDEASSGSISAADTGTVPAADGTFVGAATRVGNTPGGISEGALDLTAGVNQNSFVSDGDAQKIDDLTEFSTTFWLNLRDAPQDEDALLSDRPSFPADPFTTGWELRIVGSPAGEAPTADAFWIEFETAHVGSGLANAQASLKGPYSADDEWIFVAFTLNANGTASWYEADETGAVRQMGRTNFGPYLPTDLDNPTDLRIGGSSEHPDEDRTPPAWMDDVRIYDRVLGAEELESIRAANLTTSTVGVLANDSDPDGDPLTAVLVAEPQHGTLNLAADGSFQYTPDANYHGPDRFSYRASDGTYQSEIAIVSLTVTPTQDPPVANDDVATTDAGVAVEISSLSNDTDLDGDTLRIVSVTQPSNGGAEINAAGTLTYTPDLGFSGNDQFQYTIDDGNGGSDTALVTVTVLPGNRSPVANHDAYSTEQGVPLELDIELGNAALDQQSLARDHVISGFHYDLQQQIRAGVSGRLDSVDVYLGSNTTAGADVTVRVYRGAPWQTGTAEFETLVRTTTSMAGDWLTIDTSNSDIDLAAGELFTLEVTGTSSGSNQFLYFGMSREPLSNDSYREGQLWSDGNPHEPTGVGFDLTFRTRMRALPDQSGVLSNDVDNDGDTLTAVLVAGPSDGTLSLQPNGGFTYTPDAGFAGTDTFTYQADDGLAVSNTATVSITVTPSNRPPVAEDDRASTDEDQLVVIDILANDSDPDGDAITLLRVTQPTHGTTVVNADSSVTYVPNDNFQGSDEFLYSISDGNGGSNSAVVTVTVNPVNDAPTANDDSASTDEDTAVTINVLANDADIDGDSLSIASVGQPANGTASVNEDGTITYTPAANFNGVDGFSYSISDGNGGSDSAVVTVTVNPVNDPPTADDDTASTNEDTAVTIDVLANDADIDDDSLSIASVGQPANGTANVNDDGTITYTPAANFNGVDEFSYSISDGNGGNNSAIVTVTVNPVNDAPTANDDTASTDEDTAVTLNVLANDADIDGDSLSIASVGQPANGTASVNEDGTITYTPTANFNGVDGFSYSISDGNGGSDSAVVTVTVNPVNDPPTADDDTASTNEDTAVTINVLANDADIDGDSLSITSVGQPANGTATVNDDGTITYTPAANFNGVDEFSYSISDGNGGSDSAIVTVTVNSLNDAPTANEDTASTDEDTAVTINVLANDADIDGDSLSIASVGQPANGTATINDDGTITYTPAANFNGNDEFSYSTSDGNGGSNSAIVTVTVNPVNDAPTADNDSASTDEDTAVTINVLANDADIDGDSLSITSVGPAANGTAIVNNDGTITYTPAANFNGSDEFSYSISDGNGGNDSAIVTVTVNPVNDSPTANDDTASTNEDTAVTINVLANDADIDGDTLSITSVGQPANGTATINDDGTITYTPAANFNGNDEFSYSTSDGNGGTASAEVLINVRSGSLEVDYQLKSNRINLSSHGKISITLWGSAELAGTEIDASSVMFADAYATKWRVADVDGDGIDDLVLKYDIDDIRDALFAAYNESDSNSRTRTVASSLTGRTNHDEAIMGFEMVDVYLAKQKDDRDDRDDRDDRDDRDDRDDRDDKDDKDDKRDKRDKGKGRR